A single window of Leptolyngbya ohadii IS1 DNA harbors:
- a CDS encoding FAD-dependent oxidoreductase translates to MNYAERLNLIKNGLPPTTYPKKILIIGAGIAGLVAADLLKRAGHTVTLLEAQHRVGGRIYTMREGLTAGLYGELGASHFPSSHLLTMAYLDRFGLETQLLPQFDRFAQSPQVDRQAFATEPSPENFQAEKPLLEDLLKATLNPFYELIQEQQEAAWEDITTHYDRFSVRDYLRHARWSAEDIDRLAALNGIEFYLDASFISFLRDQSIATQADMLYLPGGADALPNAFLPDLRGNIRFGASVVAIKNTVEDVSVVYNTLAGQFQETADYLILAVPFSALEQIEVTPPFSTRKRTAIEDCSYDSSVQLLLQYRDEFGEGIKNDRLISDFPFHNIQFLPQGQETGRRLLLLSRTWNSPNPVAEISKEFWLQQGIATLAALYPSSDRSLEAILYHRWDAADARGGRALPKPGSQSSHSPKVMPEGRVYFAGDYCSQLDQRWIQGAIEFALEAAKGIHEVRSANDLPSSVFPFTLSHYPPFPRGNAYRAEMYPAFQEALQAHFPGALPITDYMSKTYQCLSQYGFCDENTMAMVSSCRDEIADTLFVEVMRHWGKTFNCCSLAGFIMMGKTGLAAAVDHTPITNGTRRFIFYAMPHIAISEEGELGKIHRSGIEKISRACGALDTIVKELEFSSPKLEMDMQDIEQTIIRQKVLSTINYGDKPDLVEITKLAAQIIFNDVDQLLNTLDQSVFKYAVMTGIQIHGPMDTHWIYPQAFYVAGSDVQEGKEAIVLF, encoded by the coding sequence ATGAATTACGCTGAGCGATTAAACCTAATCAAAAATGGATTGCCTCCCACAACCTATCCCAAGAAGATTCTCATTATCGGCGCAGGCATAGCAGGTTTGGTGGCTGCGGATTTGCTAAAGCGGGCAGGACATACGGTTACGCTTTTGGAGGCACAGCATCGGGTCGGTGGGCGAATCTATACTATGCGGGAGGGTTTAACCGCCGGGCTATACGGTGAACTGGGAGCCAGCCATTTTCCCAGCAGCCACCTGCTCACGATGGCGTACCTCGATCGCTTTGGTCTAGAAACGCAACTACTACCGCAATTCGACCGCTTCGCGCAATCGCCACAGGTGGATCGCCAAGCCTTCGCTACCGAGCCATCTCCCGAAAATTTCCAGGCGGAGAAGCCATTGCTCGAAGATTTGCTCAAAGCGACGTTAAATCCCTTCTATGAGCTAATTCAGGAGCAGCAGGAAGCCGCCTGGGAAGATATTACCACCCATTACGATCGCTTCTCGGTGCGAGATTATCTGCGCCATGCCCGCTGGTCTGCGGAGGATATCGATCGACTGGCGGCACTGAATGGAATCGAATTTTATTTGGATGCCTCCTTCATCAGTTTTTTGCGGGATCAGTCCATCGCCACCCAGGCAGACATGCTGTACCTTCCCGGCGGTGCGGATGCCTTGCCGAATGCCTTCCTGCCCGATCTGAGGGGAAATATTCGATTCGGTGCATCGGTGGTGGCAATCAAAAATACGGTTGAGGATGTTTCTGTCGTTTACAACACCCTGGCAGGACAATTTCAGGAAACCGCTGATTATCTGATTCTTGCCGTTCCCTTTAGCGCCCTGGAACAGATTGAGGTTACGCCTCCGTTCTCCACTCGTAAACGCACCGCCATTGAGGATTGCAGCTACGATTCTTCGGTTCAGCTCCTACTGCAATATCGCGATGAGTTTGGGGAAGGGATTAAGAACGATCGTCTGATATCAGATTTTCCCTTCCACAATATTCAATTCCTCCCGCAAGGACAGGAAACCGGACGAAGATTGTTGCTTCTAAGCCGCACCTGGAACAGTCCTAATCCTGTTGCAGAAATATCCAAAGAGTTTTGGTTGCAGCAGGGAATTGCCACGTTAGCAGCCCTTTATCCGTCGTCCGATCGCAGTCTGGAGGCGATACTCTATCACCGATGGGATGCCGCTGATGCAAGAGGGGGACGGGCACTGCCCAAGCCGGGAAGTCAGTCTAGCCACAGTCCTAAAGTCATGCCGGAGGGACGGGTCTATTTTGCGGGAGACTACTGTAGCCAGCTTGACCAGCGATGGATTCAGGGGGCGATCGAATTTGCGCTAGAGGCGGCAAAGGGTATTCATGAGGTGCGATCGGCAAATGACCTGCCCTCCAGTGTCTTCCCCTTTACGCTATCTCACTATCCCCCCTTTCCGAGAGGGAATGCCTATCGCGCAGAGATGTATCCCGCCTTTCAGGAAGCACTGCAAGCGCATTTTCCGGGTGCTTTACCCATTACCGACTATATGTCCAAAACCTATCAGTGTTTGAGCCAATATGGGTTTTGTGATGAAAATACGATGGCAATGGTTTCGAGCTGCCGGGATGAAATAGCAGATACTCTGTTTGTCGAGGTGATGCGTCACTGGGGCAAAACTTTTAACTGTTGCAGTCTGGCTGGATTCATTATGATGGGCAAAACGGGACTGGCGGCAGCGGTTGACCACACGCCTATTACCAATGGCACCCGTCGGTTTATCTTCTATGCGATGCCTCACATTGCCATCTCCGAGGAAGGCGAACTGGGCAAAATTCACCGCAGCGGCATTGAAAAAATCTCGCGAGCCTGCGGAGCGCTAGACACGATCGTTAAAGAGCTGGAGTTCAGCAGTCCAAAGCTCGAAATGGATATGCAGGATATCGAGCAGACGATTATTCGCCAGAAAGTGCTGTCTACCATCAACTACGGCGACAAACCTGATTTAGTTGAAATTACAAAGCTTGCCGCTCAAATTATTTTTAATGACGTTGATCAATTGCTGAACACCTTAGACCAATCGGTGTTTAAGTACGCAGTCATGACCGGAATCCAAATTCACGGACCGATGGATACCCATTGGATTTACCCGCAGGCGTTTTACGTCGCTGGCTCTGATGTGCAGGAAGGCAAAGAGGCGATCGTTCTCTTCTAG
- a CDS encoding FAD-binding oxidoreductase, whose product MLKLRLIDCKQRDVQDLDLVPSYAGQTGWLVGNNANCDLVLPDSDVDCLYGRIFYYKGLYHFVDLGGKTESLINGEPVPVGNPRQLCEGDLLQVGRTLLYFKAFSVPSTTSERSLSSSPEQDYSQAYLQNYSQSYSQNHFQNHPLERSPTEERICRCTEIIEETADVKTFCLAPESPFAFEYQPGQFVNLQVEINGQSVIRPYTLSSSPSRSGLAITVKRCPAPSDRPDAPIGLVSNWLHDYLQPGDRVRLVGGAMGHFTCLPKVPAKMLLISAGSGITPMMSMSRWLQDRQADCDVVFLHSARTSKDIIFRTELEAMAAQMLNFQLALTVTQPVAKSPWTGLTGRVSASLLRLVAPDLMDRSVYVCGSNAFMQSIRAMLEAMDFPMQNYQAESFGGPSAASLTMSHPS is encoded by the coding sequence ATGCTGAAACTCAGATTGATTGACTGCAAGCAGCGAGATGTTCAAGACCTGGATCTGGTACCGTCCTACGCAGGGCAGACAGGCTGGTTAGTTGGAAATAATGCAAACTGCGATCTGGTATTACCTGATTCCGACGTTGACTGTTTGTACGGGCGAATCTTTTACTATAAAGGACTGTACCACTTTGTCGATTTGGGTGGCAAGACAGAATCATTAATTAACGGAGAGCCTGTTCCCGTCGGCAATCCAAGACAGCTCTGTGAAGGAGATTTGCTTCAGGTTGGCAGAACGCTGCTGTACTTCAAGGCATTCTCGGTGCCTTCCACAACTTCAGAGCGATCGCTTTCCAGTTCGCCTGAGCAGGATTATTCGCAGGCGTATTTGCAGAACTATTCGCAGAGCTACTCGCAAAACCATTTCCAAAATCATCCACTAGAACGATCACCAACTGAGGAAAGAATCTGCCGCTGCACGGAAATTATCGAAGAAACGGCAGACGTAAAAACCTTCTGTCTCGCGCCTGAATCGCCCTTTGCGTTTGAGTATCAGCCCGGACAGTTTGTGAATTTGCAGGTTGAGATCAACGGTCAATCGGTGATTCGTCCCTATACCCTTTCGTCATCGCCTTCTCGTTCAGGTCTTGCTATCACAGTAAAGCGATGTCCGGCTCCTTCAGATAGACCCGATGCACCGATCGGCTTAGTTTCCAATTGGCTGCACGATTATCTGCAACCGGGCGATCGCGTCAGGCTAGTGGGGGGCGCAATGGGGCACTTTACCTGTTTACCCAAGGTACCTGCAAAAATGCTGCTGATTTCGGCGGGGAGCGGCATTACGCCGATGATGTCGATGTCTCGCTGGTTGCAGGACAGACAAGCCGATTGTGATGTTGTCTTTTTACACAGCGCCCGCACGTCGAAGGACATCATTTTCCGCACCGAACTGGAAGCAATGGCTGCCCAGATGCTGAATTTTCAGCTTGCCTTGACCGTGACCCAGCCAGTCGCTAAAAGTCCCTGGACGGGATTAACCGGACGAGTTTCTGCCTCGCTGCTGCGCCTGGTTGCGCCCGATCTCATGGATCGATCGGTTTATGTTTGCGGATCAAATGCCTTTATGCAGAGCATCCGAGCCATGCTGGAGGCAATGGATTTTCCCATGCAGAACTACCAGGCAGAAAGCTTTGGTGGACCCTCTGCCGCATCTCTGACGATGAGCCATCCAAGCTGA